One genomic region from Amaranthus tricolor cultivar Red isolate AtriRed21 chromosome 12, ASM2621246v1, whole genome shotgun sequence encodes:
- the LOC130828925 gene encoding protein WHAT'S THIS FACTOR 9, mitochondrial, with translation MLSLYFSAVKTSKKLLFPKNIVFLSLIKDPLSFFCIRKLSYVNVYMKWKKDWSYDSIDTIYRSPTLKPLISLKNCIVQAPGGCIPISDVSKRGKNLDVPMKVAKFMRLYPAVFEEFVGPQYNLPWFRLTPNAIEIDLEERAIYEDYKFDLQLRLKKLILMTKEKRLPLRIIQGILWYLGLPDDFLKNPESNLDDSFKFVEMEDGDKALAVDCGEKMMSILQTNAMNAGLCNGGWMEPIPFPLFPSRGLRLKRKISAWLDEFQKLPYVSPYEDFSLLNPESDVAEKRVVGVLHELLGLFVEHAVERKKLLCLKKYMGLPQKFHKAFERHPYIFYLSLKACTCTAILKEAYEDASAIERHPLLAVRYKYMELMKDSGRILKQRRWNKCFGNEKEADSDVNSECVDDAILVDKNFSQHGVI, from the exons ATGCTCTCCCTATATTTCTCTGCTGTAAAAACTTCGAAAAAACTTCTCTTTCCTAAGAATATTGTTTTTCTCTCTCTCATCAAGGATCCACTATCTTTTTTTTGCATCCGAAAACTGAGTTATGTTAATGTGTACATGAAATGGAAAAAGGACTGGAGTTATGACTCAATTGATACAATCTATAGAAGTCCTACATTGAAACCATTGATATCTCTCAAAAATTGCATTGTCCAAGCTCCTGGTGGTTGCATTCCAATTTCAGATGTGTCTAAACGGGGCAAAAATTTGGATGTGCCCATGAAGGTTGCAAAGTTTATGAGACTATATCCCGCTGTGTTCGAAGAGTTTGTTGGGCCTCAATACAATTTGCCATGGTTTAGACTAACCCCAAATGCTATTGAAATTGACTTGGAGGAAAGGGCAATCTATGAggattataaatttgatttgcAACTTAGGctgaaaaagttgatattaatgaCTAAAGAGAAGAGACTGCCATTGAGGATAATTCAAGGGATTCTTTGGTACTTAGGTCTACctgatgattttttaaaaaatcccGAATCAAATCTTGATGATTCTTTTAAGTTTGTAGAAATGGAAGATGGAGACAAAGCATTAGCCGTCGATTGTGGAGAAAAAATGATGTCTATTCTGCAGACAAATGCGATGAATGCAGGACTGTGCAATGGAGGGTGGATGGAGCCAATCCCATTTCCTCTGTTTCCCTCAAGAGGTTTGAGATTAAAAAGAAAGATTTCTGCTTGGTTGGACGAGTTTCAGAAGCTTCCATATGTATCTCCATACGAGGACTTCTCACTTTTGAATCCAGAAAGTGATGTTGCAGAAAAAAGAGTTGTGGGTGTTTTGCATGAATTACTCGGCCTCTTTGTGGAACATGCTGTGGAAAGGAAGAAACTTTTGTGTCTTAAAAAGTATATGGGGCTTCCACAAAAGTTCCACAAAGCATTTGAGAGACACCCTTATATATTTTACCTTTCTTTGAAGGCCTGTACTTGCACAGCTATCCTGAAGGAGGCTTATGAAGATGCTTCTGCTATAGAGAGACATCCCTTGTTGGCCGTGAGATATAAATATATGGAGCTGATGAAAGATTCAGGCAGGATTTTGAAACAACGAAGGTGGAACAAGTGCTTTGGTAATGAGAAGGAAGCAGATTCAGACGTAAATTCAGAATGCGTGGATGATGCTATTTTAGTGGACAAGAACTTTTC GCAACATGGAGTAATATAA